Proteins from one Terriglobia bacterium genomic window:
- a CDS encoding aldo/keto reductase produces MNSGFATAEGTARYAQRFPQAGGAGHFRRPEWVKDVGELTLSSIGIGTYLGEADDDADRAYTAAVSEALRSGINVVDTAINYRHQRSERNIGAALAEVIGAGQLRRDEVLVCSKAGYLAFDRDMPSDPRAYFMQEYIEPGILDPAEIAGGMHCMAPRFLADQLERSRRNLGLETIDVFYVHNPEAQLAEIPPSQFVTRLTAAFAELENAVQAGKIRCYGVASWNAFRVNPNDRGYMPLEAVLHCAFNAGGEEHHFRFIQLPFNLAMTEAWSANNHQLDESEEGVSALEFAHRLGIAAVGSGALAQGNLAGELPDFVAKRLGMKSSAENAIQFARSSPGLVTALVGMGRPEHVKADLAVISQPRADLEQWRSLFPQPRPNST; encoded by the coding sequence ATGAACTCAGGCTTTGCTACCGCTGAAGGCACCGCACGCTATGCACAACGTTTTCCACAGGCGGGTGGCGCCGGCCACTTCCGCCGTCCCGAGTGGGTGAAAGACGTCGGCGAGCTTACTCTCTCCTCCATTGGCATCGGCACCTATCTGGGCGAGGCCGACGATGACGCCGACCGCGCCTACACCGCCGCCGTTTCCGAAGCCCTGCGCTCCGGAATCAATGTCGTGGACACCGCCATCAACTACCGCCACCAGCGCTCGGAACGCAACATCGGCGCCGCGCTGGCGGAGGTGATCGGCGCCGGGCAACTGCGCCGCGACGAGGTGCTGGTTTGCAGCAAGGCCGGATACCTGGCCTTCGATCGCGACATGCCCTCCGATCCGCGCGCCTACTTCATGCAGGAATACATCGAGCCCGGCATCCTTGATCCGGCCGAGATCGCCGGCGGCATGCACTGCATGGCGCCCCGTTTCCTTGCCGACCAGCTCGAGCGTTCGCGCCGCAACCTTGGCCTGGAAACCATTGATGTCTTCTACGTTCACAATCCCGAGGCACAGCTCGCCGAGATCCCGCCGTCCCAATTCGTCACGCGCCTCACCGCCGCCTTTGCCGAGCTGGAAAACGCCGTCCAGGCGGGCAAGATCCGCTGCTACGGCGTAGCTAGCTGGAACGCGTTTCGCGTGAATCCCAACGACCGCGGTTATATGCCCCTGGAAGCAGTCCTGCATTGCGCGTTTAACGCGGGTGGAGAAGAACATCACTTCCGCTTCATCCAGTTGCCGTTCAATCTCGCCATGACCGAAGCGTGGTCGGCCAACAACCACCAGCTCGACGAGTCCGAGGAAGGGGTGTCGGCGCTGGAGTTTGCCCATCGCCTGGGCATTGCCGCCGTGGGCAGCGGCGCGCTGGCGCAAGGCAACCTCGCAGGCGAACTGCCGGACTTCGTCGCCAAGCGCCTGGGAATGAAATCCTCGGCGGAGAATGCCATCCAGTTTGCGCGATCCAGCCCGGGATTGGTTACTGCCCTGGTCGGCATGGGCAGGCCCGAGCACGTCAAGGCAGACCTCGCCGTCATCTCCCAACCGCGGGCCGATCTGGAGCAATGGCGGTCGCTGTTCCCGCAGCCTCGTCCCAACTCCACCTGA
- the alr gene encoding alanine racemase, producing the protein MRPTWAEISLSALRHNFRLIHQHVGPEVTVCAVIKADAYGHGAPECARALQEAGATWYGVTSTEEGIKIREAGVTGRVLLMTGFWRGEQEDVVRHHLTPTVWEWWQIGALEAALGKINAPPRSFPVHIKVDTGMARLGVPDYFMNLFLKRIRAAEPIELEGVFSHLASAEVLDAEDAKHQAQRFAEFEQFIVQHGFSPRFRHIANSAAVGGRPSLWRNMVRPGMLLYGYGLPLMRTEDDPEIPHPLAVERVLSWKTKIISMKDVGAGQTVGYKAAYVTNRPTKLAVLPVGYADGLSRHLSSRGRVIVRGTYAPMVGIISMDITVVDVTDVNGAALGDEVTILGADGDCMIDAWEHARLEATIPYEVLCRVGGRVRRMYKE; encoded by the coding sequence ATGAGACCCACTTGGGCGGAGATTTCCCTCAGCGCGCTGCGCCATAATTTCCGCCTGATCCACCAGCACGTCGGCCCCGAAGTCACCGTCTGCGCCGTCATCAAGGCCGACGCCTACGGCCACGGCGCACCCGAGTGCGCGCGCGCCTTGCAGGAGGCCGGCGCCACCTGGTACGGCGTGACCTCGACCGAAGAGGGCATCAAGATCCGCGAAGCCGGCGTCACCGGGCGGGTGCTGTTGATGACCGGCTTCTGGCGCGGCGAGCAGGAAGACGTGGTCCGCCACCATCTGACGCCGACCGTCTGGGAGTGGTGGCAGATCGGCGCGCTGGAAGCCGCGCTCGGCAAAATCAACGCTCCGCCGCGCTCCTTTCCCGTGCACATCAAAGTCGACACCGGCATGGCGCGCCTCGGCGTGCCCGACTACTTCATGAACCTCTTCCTGAAGCGCATCCGAGCCGCCGAACCCATCGAACTCGAAGGCGTGTTCAGCCACCTCGCATCGGCCGAGGTGCTCGATGCCGAAGACGCCAAGCACCAGGCGCAGCGCTTCGCCGAATTCGAGCAGTTCATTGTCCAGCACGGTTTCTCGCCCCGCTTCCGCCACATCGCCAACAGCGCCGCCGTCGGCGGTCGCCCGTCGCTATGGCGCAACATGGTGCGGCCGGGAATGTTGCTCTACGGCTACGGCCTGCCGCTGATGCGCACCGAGGACGATCCCGAAATTCCGCACCCCTTGGCCGTCGAGCGCGTGCTTTCCTGGAAAACCAAGATCATCTCCATGAAGGACGTGGGCGCCGGCCAGACCGTCGGCTACAAGGCTGCCTACGTCACCAATCGCCCCACCAAGCTCGCGGTGCTGCCGGTCGGCTATGCCGATGGACTGTCGCGTCATCTCTCCTCGCGCGGCCGCGTGATCGTGCGCGGAACCTACGCCCCGATGGTGGGAATCATTTCCATGGACATTACGGTCGTGGACGTCACCGATGTGAACGGCGCCGCGCTCGGCGATGAGGTCACCATCCTCGGCGCCGACGGCGACTGCATGATTGACGCTTGGGAGCACGCCCGCCTGGAAGCCACCATCCCCTACGAAGTCCTCTGCCGCGTCGGCGGCCGCGTCCGCCGCATGTACAAGGAATAG
- a CDS encoding alpha/beta hydrolase family protein translates to MHTWETRLTTRDTNRVVRPFDWGVEWTRGWPGVNGAHPDPNALEYFFHQLNRHIVAHSDDFFSYRTPTDFRIEKHPVKLHASGGNNGDDEERGTGEFLRFTSAVETPYAENNTVNARWFPARGRRAVIVLPQWNADALSHNALCRMMNFCGIAGLRLSMPYHDVRRPAELERADYAVSANIGRTIAAARQAILDIRCCLDWLESQGYREFGILGTSLGSCYAFIASAHDPRLRVNAFNHASTYFADVVWTGQSTRHVRAGVEREITLESLRDCWRAISPMSYFDQFSRFPKKSLVVYATYDLTFLPEFSRQIVAEFRRRRLDHRIAVLPCGHYTTGETPYKFLDAWHLVRFINGAL, encoded by the coding sequence ATGCACACCTGGGAGACCCGCCTCACCACCCGCGACACCAACCGCGTGGTGCGTCCCTTCGACTGGGGCGTGGAATGGACCCGCGGCTGGCCGGGCGTGAACGGCGCCCATCCCGATCCCAACGCGCTCGAATATTTCTTCCACCAACTCAACCGCCACATCGTCGCCCACAGCGACGACTTTTTCTCCTACCGCACTCCCACCGACTTCCGCATCGAGAAGCATCCCGTCAAGCTGCACGCTTCCGGCGGCAACAACGGTGACGACGAAGAGCGTGGCACGGGCGAGTTTCTGCGTTTCACCTCGGCCGTCGAAACACCCTATGCCGAGAACAACACCGTCAACGCGCGCTGGTTCCCGGCTCGCGGGCGCCGCGCCGTGATCGTGCTGCCGCAGTGGAACGCCGACGCGCTCAGCCACAACGCGCTCTGCCGCATGATGAACTTCTGCGGCATCGCCGGACTTCGGCTCAGCATGCCCTATCACGACGTGCGCCGCCCCGCCGAACTGGAGCGCGCCGACTATGCCGTCTCCGCCAACATTGGACGCACCATCGCCGCCGCGCGCCAGGCCATCCTGGACATCCGCTGCTGCCTCGACTGGCTGGAGTCGCAGGGCTACCGCGAGTTCGGCATTCTCGGAACCAGCCTGGGCTCCTGCTATGCCTTCATCGCCAGCGCCCATGACCCGCGCCTGCGCGTGAACGCCTTCAATCACGCCTCCACGTATTTTGCCGACGTGGTGTGGACCGGCCAATCCACCCGCCACGTCCGCGCCGGCGTCGAGCGCGAGATCACCCTGGAGAGCCTGCGCGATTGCTGGCGGGCCATCAGCCCGATGTCGTACTTCGACCAGTTCAGCCGCTTTCCCAAGAAGTCGCTGGTGGTTTACGCTACCTACGACCTGACGTTTCTGCCCGAGTTCTCGCGGCAGATCGTCGCCGAGTTCCGCCGCCGCCGGCTTGACCATCGCATCGCCGTGCTGCCCTGCGGCCACTACACCACCGGCGAGACACCGTACAAATTTCTCGACGCCTGGCACCTGGTGCGCTTCATCAACGGCGCCCTCTAG
- a CDS encoding enoyl-CoA hydratase/isomerase family protein, whose translation MATAPSAAQEFKFIKFDHSTFAARITLNYPPYNVLTVPMMTELAVAIESLNSRPDVKCIVLDSSQKTFSAGISVEDSRPERVFQTLDAFNRVFQAIGEISKPLIVVVNGPAIGAGSELVAFGDMVIATTNARFAQPEVKMGVFPPFAAIMLPALIGPKKTYELILTGNPLTAEDALALGFVNKVVAEVELSRTVNEVLARIGEFSGPVLEMTKRVIGSSIGLPLAEAMKNSQDIYLNQLYALEDVAEGLRAVVEKRKPVWKNK comes from the coding sequence ATGGCTACCGCGCCGAGTGCCGCGCAGGAATTCAAGTTCATCAAGTTCGACCACAGCACCTTCGCCGCGCGCATCACGCTGAACTACCCGCCCTACAACGTGCTCACCGTGCCGATGATGACGGAACTGGCGGTTGCGATCGAAAGCCTGAACAGCCGCCCCGACGTGAAGTGCATCGTGCTGGATTCGTCGCAGAAGACCTTCTCCGCCGGGATCTCCGTCGAAGACTCGCGCCCGGAGCGGGTTTTCCAGACCCTCGATGCCTTCAACCGCGTCTTCCAGGCGATCGGGGAAATTTCCAAGCCGCTCATCGTGGTGGTGAATGGCCCCGCTATCGGCGCCGGTTCGGAGCTGGTCGCGTTCGGCGACATGGTCATCGCCACCACCAACGCCCGTTTCGCGCAGCCCGAGGTGAAGATGGGCGTCTTCCCGCCCTTCGCGGCCATCATGCTGCCCGCCCTGATCGGGCCGAAGAAGACCTACGAGCTGATCCTCACCGGCAATCCTCTGACCGCCGAAGACGCACTGGCGCTGGGCTTCGTGAATAAGGTGGTTGCCGAGGTGGAACTTTCCAGAACGGTGAACGAGGTGCTGGCGCGCATTGGTGAGTTCAGCGGGCCGGTGCTGGAAATGACCAAGCGCGTGATCGGCAGCTCCATCGGCCTGCCCCTGGCCGAGGCGATGAAGAATTCGCAGGACATTTACCTCAACCAGCTCTATGCGCTGGAGGACGTCGCCGAAGGCCTGCGCGCGGTGGTGGAGAAGCGCAAGCCGGTGTGGAAGAACAAGTGA
- the rpiB gene encoding ribose 5-phosphate isomerase B codes for MMKIALGADHAGFPLKEKIRQWLTEQGLQVDDKGTLSLDSVDYPDYARKVGEAVAAKKADRGVLVCGSGIGMSIAANKVPGVRAANAHTVYEAQMSREHNDANVLTLGARVLTDDEAHSILDMWLRTKFAGGRHQRRVEKIAQIEKEERVPST; via the coding sequence ATTATGAAAATCGCACTCGGCGCCGATCACGCGGGCTTTCCGCTCAAGGAAAAGATCCGGCAGTGGCTCACCGAACAAGGCCTCCAGGTGGACGACAAGGGCACGCTGTCTCTCGATTCGGTGGACTACCCGGACTACGCGCGCAAGGTCGGCGAAGCGGTCGCGGCCAAGAAGGCGGACCGCGGCGTGCTGGTGTGTGGCAGCGGGATCGGAATGTCCATCGCGGCCAACAAGGTGCCGGGAGTCAGGGCGGCCAACGCGCATACCGTATATGAGGCGCAGATGAGCCGCGAGCATAACGACGCCAACGTGCTCACGCTGGGCGCGCGCGTGCTCACCGACGACGAGGCGCACAGCATTCTCGATATGTGGTTGCGCACCAAGTTCGCCGGCGGCCGGCATCAGCGGCGGGTGGAGAAGATTGCGCAGATCGAGAAAGAGGAAAGAGTACCGAGTACCTAG
- a CDS encoding GNAT family N-acetyltransferase: MGTSQVTPQFHEYRNGEYVISTDPRRLDFNAIHKFLANWPGWETDGIPRATLERALANSLCFGVYEGERQIGFARVVTDYATFAFILDDYIEESHRGRGLGKWLMQTIQQHPDLHGLRRWMLYTHDQRIYAKVGFKALADPATYMEIFDPGMYKRGV; encoded by the coding sequence ATGGGGACGTCACAAGTGACACCGCAATTCCACGAGTATCGTAACGGCGAGTACGTGATCAGCACCGATCCTCGCCGCCTGGACTTCAACGCCATTCACAAATTCCTCGCGAACTGGCCGGGGTGGGAGACGGATGGCATTCCGCGCGCGACGCTGGAGCGCGCCCTCGCAAATTCCCTGTGTTTCGGCGTGTACGAGGGCGAGCGGCAGATCGGCTTTGCGCGCGTCGTCACCGATTACGCGACGTTCGCATTCATTCTCGACGACTACATCGAGGAGAGCCACCGCGGCCGCGGCCTGGGCAAATGGCTGATGCAGACCATCCAGCAGCATCCCGATTTACACGGACTCCGGCGCTGGATGCTGTACACCCACGACCAGCGTATCTATGCCAAGGTCGGCTTCAAAGCGCTCGCCGACCCGGCGACCTACATGGAGATCTTCGATCCGGGAATGTATAAGCGCGGTGTGTGA
- a CDS encoding serine hydroxymethyltransferase — protein MSRPLYEVDPDVATAVYNEERRQHEGLELIASENFVSEAVLEAMGSVFTNKYAEGYPGKRYYGGCEFTDVVETLARERAKQLFGAEHANVQPHSGSSANMEAYSAVIQPGDVVFGLNLAHGGHLTHGHHLNFSGKTYKIVPYGVTKETETIDYDDLEKMAERERPKLIIGGGSAYPRIIDFVRMRQIADKVGALYLVDMAHFAGLVAGGVHPSPVPHAQIVTSTTHKTLRGPRAGMILCQKMAQVGDKQVDLAAAIDKTVFPGDQGGPLVHMVAAKAVCFHEAMQPEFKDYARQIVVNAKVLAETLAGEGIRIISGGTDTHLMLVDVFSKGMLGSEAEKALGEAGITVNKNAIPFDTNPPMKPSGIRIGTPALTTRGMKENEMRQIGRWIAQALNSRTDAQVLGKIKREVLAMCETFPLYPERRARAMAGTH, from the coding sequence ATGTCGCGCCCTCTTTATGAAGTTGATCCCGACGTCGCCACCGCCGTCTACAACGAGGAGCGCCGCCAGCACGAAGGCCTGGAGTTGATCGCCAGCGAGAACTTCGTCAGCGAGGCCGTGCTCGAAGCCATGGGTTCGGTGTTCACCAACAAGTACGCCGAAGGCTATCCCGGCAAGCGCTACTACGGCGGGTGCGAGTTCACCGACGTGGTGGAAACCCTGGCCCGCGAGCGCGCCAAGCAGTTGTTCGGCGCCGAGCATGCCAACGTGCAACCGCACTCCGGCTCGTCGGCAAACATGGAGGCCTACTCCGCGGTCATTCAGCCGGGAGACGTGGTCTTCGGGCTGAACCTGGCGCACGGCGGCCACCTCACGCACGGGCATCACCTGAATTTCTCCGGCAAGACCTACAAGATCGTGCCCTACGGCGTGACCAAGGAAACGGAAACCATTGACTACGACGACCTGGAGAAGATGGCGGAGCGCGAGCGGCCGAAGCTGATTATCGGCGGCGGCTCGGCGTACCCGCGGATCATTGATTTCGTCCGCATGCGCCAGATCGCCGACAAAGTCGGGGCGCTTTACCTGGTGGACATGGCGCACTTCGCCGGTCTGGTGGCGGGCGGCGTGCACCCGTCGCCAGTGCCGCACGCGCAAATCGTCACTTCCACCACCCACAAGACGCTGCGCGGGCCGCGCGCAGGCATGATCCTGTGCCAAAAGATGGCGCAGGTGGGCGACAAGCAGGTGGACCTGGCCGCCGCCATTGATAAGACCGTCTTCCCCGGCGACCAGGGCGGTCCGCTGGTGCACATGGTGGCCGCCAAGGCGGTCTGCTTCCACGAAGCCATGCAGCCGGAGTTCAAGGACTACGCGCGGCAGATCGTGGTCAACGCCAAGGTATTGGCGGAAACGCTGGCCGGCGAAGGAATCCGCATCATCTCCGGCGGCACCGACACCCACCTGATGCTGGTGGATGTCTTCAGCAAGGGCATGCTGGGCAGCGAGGCGGAAAAAGCGCTGGGCGAAGCCGGCATCACGGTGAACAAGAACGCCATCCCGTTCGACACCAACCCGCCGATGAAGCCGAGCGGCATCCGCATCGGCACGCCGGCGCTGACCACGCGCGGCATGAAGGAAAACGAGATGCGCCAGATCGGACGCTGGATCGCGCAGGCGCTCAACAGCCGCACCGACGCGCAGGTGCTGGGCAAGATCAAGCGCGAGGTGCTGGCGATGTGCGAGACGTTCCCGCTGTATCCCGAGCGGCGGGCGCGGGCCATGGCGGGAACACACTAG
- a CDS encoding glycosyltransferase family 4 protein: MGIDIRPIHDFGVGTYIRNVVRALGRLDQASDYFLIGGRDRVREIGKLPPNFRIVPFSVDEHSPRSYLAFAQVLRHYQCHLVHIPHLFWTPLYLPCPYVITVHDLLDFMYRTHNGSGIRRAANRYLTHRVLSRAARILAVSQFTKMDIQRLFNIPESQIEVVYNAIDERFRVGHATDADRELIAERYQCNYPFILYAGRISPHKNVVRIIEAFSALKAELEKEGKFPDLKLIIIGDEVSRHPDLRRTVIKSGVQNDVRFLGFVPIEVLRIFYDVAKVFVFPSLYEGFGLPPLEAMAHGTPVVTSNTSSLPEVVGNAAVLVNPENVFEIMHSLHKVLVDQPLREKLKQRGYEQVERFSWETSVQRILNVYREVAGEPAATPVETVSKL, encoded by the coding sequence GTGGGAATTGATATTCGGCCGATTCACGACTTCGGCGTCGGCACCTACATCCGCAATGTGGTGCGGGCGCTGGGGCGCCTCGACCAGGCCAGCGATTACTTCCTGATCGGCGGGCGCGACCGGGTGCGCGAAATCGGCAAGCTCCCGCCGAACTTCCGCATCGTCCCGTTTTCGGTAGACGAACATTCGCCGCGCAGTTATCTCGCATTCGCCCAGGTGTTGCGCCATTACCAGTGCCACCTGGTGCACATCCCGCACCTGTTCTGGACGCCACTGTACCTGCCCTGCCCGTACGTGATCACCGTACACGACCTGCTGGATTTCATGTACCGGACGCACAACGGCTCGGGAATTCGCCGGGCGGCAAATCGCTACCTGACGCATCGCGTGCTTAGCCGCGCCGCGCGCATCCTGGCCGTCTCGCAATTCACCAAGATGGATATCCAGCGGCTGTTCAATATCCCCGAGAGCCAGATCGAGGTGGTGTACAACGCGATTGACGAGCGCTTTCGGGTGGGCCACGCCACCGACGCCGACCGCGAGCTGATCGCCGAACGCTACCAGTGCAATTACCCGTTCATCCTGTACGCGGGCCGGATCAGCCCGCACAAGAACGTGGTGCGAATCATCGAGGCGTTTTCCGCGCTCAAGGCGGAGCTGGAGAAGGAAGGAAAATTCCCTGACCTGAAGCTGATCATCATCGGCGACGAGGTTTCCCGCCATCCCGACCTGCGGCGCACGGTGATCAAGAGCGGCGTGCAGAATGACGTGCGCTTCCTCGGGTTCGTGCCCATCGAGGTGCTGCGGATTTTCTACGATGTGGCCAAGGTGTTCGTGTTTCCATCCCTCTACGAAGGGTTCGGGCTGCCGCCGCTGGAGGCGATGGCGCACGGCACGCCGGTGGTGACCTCCAATACTTCGTCGCTGCCCGAGGTGGTGGGCAACGCGGCCGTGCTGGTGAACCCGGAAAATGTCTTCGAAATCATGCATTCGCTGCACAAGGTCCTGGTGGACCAGCCGCTGCGGGAGAAGCTGAAGCAGAGAGGCTACGAGCAGGTCGAGCGCTTCTCGTGGGAAACTTCGGTGCAGCGCATCCTGAACGTGTACCGCGAGGTGGCGGGCGAGCCGGCGGCAACACCGGTGGAAACCGTAAGCAAGCTTTAG
- a CDS encoding radical SAM protein has translation MKKKSSLRAIHLLKGWGGILAGRSPLMSIEITRECPLSCPGCYAYGDDHLGGEKSLRDLSDFKGDELVERVVDLIRRYRPLHVSLVGGEPMMRHRELETMIPRITALGTFAMLVTSAVIPIPKHWMKFKDFRVTISIDGLPEHHDVRRKPATYERILRNIEGCEVNVHWTLTRPMLERDGYLEEYIRFWSERPEVNFIWVSTYSPQRDEDSAEMLRPEHYERLIRETPDLRRRYPKFLFNQEIARTLLAPPRDPDDCIFSKMSVNYTADMRTRVEPCIFGGDPDCSRCGCAISSALHWIGHRKLAGPLTVGHLVRGSVRVGKFAANFRPGVREALRWERDLATAALRQDNLIQITPPDHEQENAAAGD, from the coding sequence ATGAAAAAGAAAAGCAGCCTGCGGGCCATACACCTCTTGAAAGGCTGGGGGGGAATCCTGGCCGGCCGCTCGCCCCTGATGTCCATCGAGATCACGCGCGAGTGCCCCCTGAGCTGCCCCGGCTGTTATGCCTACGGCGATGACCACCTCGGCGGCGAGAAGAGCCTGCGCGACCTCAGCGACTTCAAGGGCGACGAACTGGTGGAACGGGTGGTGGACCTGATCCGCCGCTACCGGCCGCTGCACGTCTCGCTGGTGGGCGGAGAGCCCATGATGCGCCACCGCGAACTGGAAACCATGATCCCGCGCATCACCGCGCTGGGGACTTTCGCCATGCTGGTGACCAGCGCCGTCATCCCTATCCCAAAGCACTGGATGAAGTTCAAGGATTTTCGCGTCACGATCTCCATCGACGGTCTTCCCGAGCATCACGACGTCCGCCGCAAGCCCGCCACCTACGAACGCATCCTGCGCAACATCGAGGGCTGTGAAGTCAACGTGCACTGGACCCTGACGCGCCCCATGCTGGAGCGCGACGGTTACCTGGAAGAGTACATACGCTTCTGGAGCGAGCGCCCGGAGGTGAACTTCATCTGGGTGAGCACGTATTCGCCGCAGCGGGACGAGGACTCGGCAGAGATGCTCAGGCCGGAACATTACGAGCGGCTCATCCGCGAGACTCCAGACCTGCGGCGCCGCTATCCGAAGTTCCTTTTCAACCAGGAGATTGCGCGCACCCTGCTGGCGCCTCCGCGCGACCCGGATGACTGCATCTTTTCCAAGATGTCGGTGAACTACACCGCCGACATGCGCACGCGCGTGGAGCCGTGCATCTTTGGCGGCGATCCGGACTGCAGCCGGTGCGGATGCGCCATCAGTTCGGCGCTCCACTGGATCGGCCACCGCAAGCTAGCCGGCCCGCTCACGGTCGGCCACCTGGTGCGTGGGTCGGTCCGTGTGGGCAAGTTTGCCGCAAACTTCCGCCCCGGCGTTCGCGAGGCGCTCCGCTGGGAGCGCGACCTGGCCACAGCCGCTTTGCGCCAGGACAACCTGATCCAGATCACTCCACCGGATCACGAGCAAGAGAATGCGGCCGCGGGTGACTAG
- a CDS encoding Crp/Fnr family transcriptional regulator, whose translation MATSRDHAASRRARQAEPTTATVFGVLTQSIANELEAISFPIHYPDAAKLFTEGEPARGIFILQSGRVKLYFTSVDGRTLILRMAKAGDVLGLPGTLSGRQYELTAETMGPCQLAFIKRDPFLRLMNNCREISMGVARQLTSSYISACHEIRCLGLSQSSGEKLALLLLDWPMSAGDTASRIKFAFRHEEVAQMIGISRETVSRLFVEFKKRKLAELDGSTLYIRDRQLLQLIADGKTLISPFMGRRSDAAEKSHPSPEPRVGDGDSGSHFYPDGV comes from the coding sequence ATGGCTACTTCGCGCGACCATGCAGCCAGCCGGCGTGCACGCCAGGCTGAGCCCACGACAGCCACGGTATTCGGCGTCTTGACTCAAAGCATTGCCAACGAGCTGGAAGCGATCAGTTTTCCCATCCATTACCCGGATGCCGCCAAGCTGTTTACCGAAGGGGAGCCGGCGCGTGGCATCTTCATTCTCCAGAGCGGCCGGGTCAAGCTCTACTTCACCTCGGTTGACGGCAGGACCCTGATCTTACGAATGGCCAAGGCGGGCGACGTGCTCGGTCTTCCCGGAACACTTTCCGGAAGACAGTACGAATTGACGGCCGAGACCATGGGCCCTTGCCAACTGGCTTTCATCAAGCGGGATCCCTTCTTGCGTTTAATGAACAATTGCCGGGAGATCAGCATGGGAGTTGCCCGGCAGCTCACCTCCAGTTACATCAGCGCCTGTCACGAGATCCGTTGTCTGGGCCTGTCGCAATCTTCCGGTGAAAAATTGGCCCTGTTGCTGTTGGATTGGCCGATGAGCGCCGGTGACACGGCCTCGCGGATCAAGTTTGCCTTCCGGCACGAAGAGGTGGCGCAGATGATCGGGATTTCGCGCGAAACCGTCAGCCGCCTTTTCGTCGAGTTCAAGAAAAGAAAGCTCGCGGAGTTGGATGGGTCCACGCTCTACATCCGCGACCGGCAACTCCTGCAATTGATTGCCGACGGCAAGACTCTGATCTCGCCCTTCATGGGCCGTCGTTCCGACGCCGCAGAAAAATCCCACCCTTCGCCGGAGCCAAGGGTGGGCGACGGTGATTCAGGCAGCCATTTCTATCCCGATGGCGTGTAA
- a CDS encoding YciI family protein, with product MHYLLFYEVGEDYVSRRAEFRDAHLDKAWKASERGELVLGGALANPVDGAVLLFKGDSPEVAEKFARADPYVTSGVVKRWRVREWTTVVGEDAATPIRSAQ from the coding sequence ATGCACTACTTGTTGTTTTACGAGGTGGGTGAGGACTACGTTTCCAGGCGCGCGGAATTTCGCGATGCGCACCTCGACAAGGCATGGAAGGCAAGCGAGCGCGGTGAACTTGTCCTGGGAGGCGCGCTGGCCAATCCGGTGGACGGCGCCGTGCTGCTGTTCAAGGGCGACTCGCCCGAGGTCGCGGAGAAGTTTGCCCGGGCTGATCCTTATGTGACCAGCGGCGTGGTGAAGCGATGGAGGGTCCGGGAGTGGACCACGGTGGTTGGAGAGGACGCCGCGACTCCCATCCGAAGCGCACAATGA
- a CDS encoding nitroreductase/quinone reductase family protein — protein MKLRVRYRGDREITITVTGRKSGRTISLPIWFVWDDGKLYLLPVKGSDTQWYKNVLKNPSIRIDAGGAQSQLKVFAVTDATQVKSAVEKFRGKYGTSGVNLYSKLDVAVIAQTR, from the coding sequence ATCAAGCTAAGAGTTAGGTACAGAGGAGATCGCGAAATCACGATTACCGTGACCGGCAGAAAGTCAGGACGCACCATCTCACTGCCAATCTGGTTCGTGTGGGATGACGGGAAGCTGTACCTCTTGCCGGTGAAGGGATCGGACACACAGTGGTACAAGAACGTGCTCAAGAACCCCTCAATTCGGATTGATGCTGGGGGTGCACAGAGTCAACTTAAGGTTTTTGCTGTCACTGACGCCACGCAGGTGAAGTCCGCGGTCGAGAAATTCCGCGGCAAGTATGGGACCAGCGGCGTGAATCTTTATTCGAAGCTCGACGTAGCAGTTATCGCCCAAACGCGCTGA
- a CDS encoding carboxymuconolactone decarboxylase family protein has protein sequence MSKEPSPAQKMIGDFAPKLVDLTDRVLFGEVWERLELSKRDRSLATVAALIAMNRPDQLRFHLSYAVQNGVKKEELLEVITHLAFYSGWPNAMSAIMVAKEVFSKA, from the coding sequence ATGAGTAAAGAGCCGTCCCCAGCCCAGAAGATGATTGGTGACTTCGCGCCCAAGCTGGTCGATCTGACCGATCGTGTGCTTTTCGGAGAAGTATGGGAGCGCCTGGAGCTCTCCAAGCGCGACCGTAGTCTCGCAACCGTGGCGGCGCTGATTGCGATGAATCGTCCGGATCAGTTGCGGTTTCACCTGAGTTATGCCGTGCAGAATGGAGTCAAGAAGGAAGAATTGCTTGAGGTCATTACGCACCTGGCGTTTTATTCAGGCTGGCCCAATGCAATGAGCGCCATCATGGTCGCAAAAGAGGTGTTCTCGAAGGCATGA